One segment of Arcanobacterium haemolyticum DSM 20595 DNA contains the following:
- a CDS encoding Jag family protein — protein MSEELVDLRAALDEEGDIAADYLEELLDITDIDGDIEITVEADRAAVGIIADDGGDRRLKRLIGKHGDTLDALQELTRLAVQQQTGERSRLMLDILGYRDQHRKEIAAIARDAVERVEETGEPVALKPMNPFERKVVHDVAANAGLFSDSSGIGAGRHVVISLPDDEDLDSGESADSAESAESAE, from the coding sequence ATGTCGGAAGAACTCGTTGATCTGCGAGCAGCCCTAGACGAAGAGGGCGATATCGCGGCAGATTACCTCGAAGAACTCCTTGATATTACTGATATCGATGGGGATATCGAAATCACTGTAGAAGCAGACCGTGCTGCGGTTGGCATCATTGCCGATGACGGCGGCGATCGCCGCCTCAAGCGCCTCATTGGCAAGCATGGCGATACGCTCGATGCACTCCAGGAACTCACCCGCCTTGCCGTGCAGCAGCAGACGGGCGAACGCTCCCGCCTCATGCTGGACATCCTCGGCTACCGCGATCAGCACCGCAAGGAAATCGCTGCCATCGCCCGCGACGCCGTAGAACGCGTTGAAGAAACCGGCGAACCAGTGGCCTTGAAGCCAATGAACCCATTCGAACGCAAAGTGGTTCACGATGTGGCTGCTAACGCTGGGCTGTTTTCAGATTCGTCTGGCATCGGGGCGGGGCGTCACGTTGTGATCTCCTTGCCTGATGATGAGGATCTGGATTCGGGGGAGTCGGCGGATAGCGCAGAGAGCGCCGAATCAGCAGAGTGA